In Sinobacterium caligoides, the sequence ACCGTAATAATGAGTAGCGAATAAAACAACGGTGGCCCTACCTCTATAGAGGACTCCAAGACCAACTGCCAACGCTGTTTATCGCTCAAGTCATCACAGGCGGCCAACTTCTTGTGTACGTTTTCGATCATCACGATGGCACCATCTACCATTGCCCCAATAGCGATAGCGATGCCTCCAAGCGACATAATATTGGCGTTAATCCCCTGCCAATACATGACTGAAACCGCGACCAAAATACCGATAGGCAAGCTAATAATCACAATCAGTGCCGAGCGAAAATGAAACAGGAACAACGCACAAACCAACGCCACCACAATAAATTCTTCAAGCAACTTGCTGCGCAAGTTATCTAACGCCGACTGCACCAGAGTAGCCCTGTTATAAACCTCGACGACTTCAACGCCTTGCGGCAAGCCCTTGGCTAAACTCGCAAGGCGCTGTTTCACCGCTGCGATAGTCTGCTGAGCATTCTCACCCGAGCGCATCACGACGACGCCCCCCACAACCTCACCCTCACCGTTGAGCTCGGCAATGCCACGACGCATCTGCGGCCCCTCCACCACTCGGGCCACTTGCTTCAATAGGATCGGCGTACCTTCTTCACTGGCCCCCAAAGGCACGTTCTCAATATCCGTTACCGACTGCAAATAACCCGTCACCCTAACCATGTATTCCGCTTCCGCCATCTCAATAACAGAGGCCCCAGACTCATGGTTCGCCTGCTGGATCGCCGTTGTAATTAACGATAACGGTAAACCATAGGCACGCAATTTATTCGGGTCGACGACCACTTGATATTGCTTTACCATGCCGCCAATCGTACTGACTTCTGAGACACCGGAGACGGCTTGTAGCTCAAATTTTAAAAACCAATCCTGTAAACTTCTAAGCTGAGCCAGATCGTGACGACCACTACGATCAACTAACGCGTACTCATAGACCCAGCCAACACCAGTGGCATCAGGCCCCAGCTCGGCCTTCGCCTGCGCCGGCAACTTAGCACTGATCTGACTTAAGTACTCCAAGACGCGAGAGCGCGCCCAGTACATATCAGTACCCTCCTCAAAAATTACATAGACGTAAGAGTCCCCATAAAACGAAAAACCTCGAACCGTCTTCGCTTTTGGCACCGATAGCATGGCCGTCGTCAACGGGTAGGTTACTTGATCCTGTACCACTTGCGGCGCCTGCCCGGGGTAGCTCGTCTTAACAATTACCTGCACATCGGATAGATCAGGAAGCGCGTCGACCGGAGTATGCTTCAGCGCATACCCACCGACGACAATCAGGCAGGCCGTTGCCAATAACACCATGAAACGGTTAACCACAGACCAACGAATAATAGCCTCAATCATGATTAACCCCCTCGCGACTCATATCCATATCACCGCCACAACGCATCTCTGACTGCTTGCCTGCAGCACGCTTGCTGGCATCGGGCTTCATCTGAGGGCTGCCATCAACCTTCATCGCCCCGCCTGTCATTTCATGCTGTTCAGCGCCATTAATACGAGCAATTTCAGCGTCAATATTTGACTCCGAGTCAATGAGGAACTGTGCCGATGTCACGACCTTGTCGCCAACATCCAGCCCAGTCAATATTTCAACATAAGCACCAGCCTCGATACCGGTAGAAACAATTTCACTGCGATATTCACCTGCCTTAACCTGCTTAACCACCCGGTTAAATTGCGCACCACGAATAACGGCCTCTCGGGGCAGCAGCAATCGCTGCTGATGGTCCCCCGCCTTAATAATTAAGTCGGCAAACATATTAGGTTTCAGCGCGAAATCACTATTATCAAAACGTATCCGTACCTGCACCGTTCGTGTCTTTTTCTTTAACACTGGGTAGATAGTCTCGACCGCACCAATCCAACGTCGACCGTTGTCACTTATCGTCGTCATTTCAACAGCCTGCCCCGCTTTGAGCCAAGCCGCCTGTCGCTCAAACACCTCGGCGATTACCCACACTGAAGCCAAGTCACCTATCGCCATAATTTCACTGTCCGGCTTTACGTACATGCCCTCGCGGACCGCCAACTTCGTGATAAATCCATCATGATGCGCGTAGAAACTAATCTGCTGCTGCGCCTTACGCTGCAGCCTTAGCGAGGTAATGTCTTGTTCCGATATGCCCAGCGCCAACAACCGCTCCTTCGAGGCACTGAGCAACTTGTGGTTACCACTATTGAGCGCCACGAGATACTCCTCCTGTGCCGCCACCAGCGTAGGCGAATAGAGTTTAAATAACAGCTCGCCCGCTTTAACCCGGTCACCTACCGCCGTCGCCTTCAGCTGTTGGATCCAACCCTCTGCACGCACGTGCGCATGATAAATTTTATCTTCATCAAGCTGTACAATCCCCACCGTCTGAATAGGTATCGGAAGTATCCGACGCTCTACCACACCCAACCTAACAGCAAGATTTTGCTCTACTGCTGCAGAGATTAGCACTGTCTGCGGATCACTCACCTGCTCATACACCGGCACCAAGTCCATGCCCATCGGTGACTTACCCGGGCGGTCTCGGCGGTAATTAGCATCCATAGGTGCCACCCAATAGAGCGGCTTTGCTTTATCCTCCTTCGCGAGCTGACCTGCATCCCCGATAATTGTCCAGCGATTCTGCAGGGTAATACCAACTAACATACCAACAATGGCGAAAGCGCTATATATAAATAAAGATTTCATTTGTTCACTCCAGAGCTGCTATTTGTCAGCCCTATTGAATAATTCAAACCAGCTATACTTAGTTTTTCACGCGACTTATCGTCGGTAAGAAGCATCTATCTCAGGAGAAAGTGGTCGATAAAAATATTCGGACTGGCTCAAGCTAACAGCCAGATCGGTGCGTAAACGCGCATAGTCAAGTTGCACCTGCTGGTAAAATAAACGGCTTTTTAACACCTCTTGAAACCCACCTTGACCGCTCTGATAGGCATTTAAGTCGGTCGTCGCACTCTGTTTAGCCGTCGGTAATAGGCTCATTTTATACAGCGCAATACGCTGTTCTAATCGATCTATTTTCACCTTGGCAGCCGCCGACTGTGCACGCAATTCGCGTAGTAGCTGCCCACGCTGATCCAGTAACGCCGATAATTGATGCTGACTTGCAAGGTATAACGGGTCCTGTTTACTACGCGTAAACAGCGGTATATCAACACTCAGCGAGGCACTGAGCATATCAGGGAGTTGTTGACCTACTTGATCCTCCGCCAAGCGCTTGCCATATTCGACATTGACTGACCATGCAGGTTTATAAGCTTCCTTCGCCAAAGCCACTTGCTGGCGAGCAGCATCAAGCTGTCTATCGATGGCAATCACACTCGGGTGTTGTAGCAGTAAAGACGCGTTTTTTGCGACATAAACCGGTAACTCCAACACTTCTGTTAGAGGCCGGCGACTGTCAGGTTCGCCGATATACTGCGAAAGCGCCGCACGATTCACGGCTATCTCGGTATACGATTGCTGTAGTTGATCTCGTTGACGATCAATCTCCAGCTGAGCTTTTAGCACATCTGCTTGGCTACGCTTCCCCACGCGATATAGGGCCTGCGCCACCTGCAGTAAATCGTTAAATAGGCGCTGATCATGCTGGTAAATTGCATTGGCGCGCTCGGCGTACCAAGACTCTAACCAACTGATACTGCTTGCCACCCTAACCTTGAGTAAACGCTCCATCGCTAGCGCTTGCTGCACCTGCGCTTGATAATCGAAACCCTTGGCGATTATCGTATGGCTATCGCCACGAGGAATCGCTTGTGTTAAACCCAGTTTTAACTGAGTCATCGCCTCCTGATCAAGGTCGAAGCTGTCCGTCGGCAAATTACTGACACCAAGTTTCACCTTAGGGTCTTCCCAACTGTTACCCGCTATTGCTCGACTTGCCATCGCACGCGCATCGTTAAGCCTTGCCAGTGCACCGGGTTCATCCCGCAAGGCAAGTTCTATGGCCGCCGACAACGTCAATGGGTTGAGTTTTTGCTGCTTAGCTGCTTCAACAAACCCTAGACGCTGATCAGCCATCACATTGGCAACTGCCAGAACGCTGCAGCTCATCAGCAGCGAGAAAATATATATTCGTCGTATTACCACGATATCCTCCACGGAATATTCGCAAAATCCAATCGTGATGAGCGACTGTGTCAGCCGGACACAGACTGACGCTCATCACGTACCATCAATGGTGAACAGACACACAGAGTGACAAGACAGAGTCTCGCACCCTATTTGTCTTCAATGATTGGCTAGTGACGAAATACGCAGTTCAGGAGGTAAACAGGAGGGGGATAAAAACGGCGCTGATGGCGCACCGGATAGCTTATTTTTTTTGCTACACAAAAGATAGAAAGTAGCGCAACAGCCACATAAAGTGCTGCAATGAAACTATGCTCAAACAGCTGCACCAACAGTTCAGCAGTATCATCACAGACAGTGCTGAGAACATTAGCACAACAATCATGCTCTGACGTGGCCGTCATCGTCATCTGCTGGGCGGGCTCCATAATCATCAGTTTTACAGCAGGCTGTACGACCGACGACTCGCCAGCATCCATCGACATGGATCCCCCCACGCACAACCCAAGCACCCAGCTCACCACCAGCAAAAGCACTAGACTAGAAGCCCAATGTAAGCGGTTGCGCTGTAGTAAATGACGAAGGTTGAGAAGCAAAAGAGGTATCCTGTCTAAGTTGCAATAGGGTTATTTTCTGTCGAATAGACTACGACTCTAGCATATTTATCCCAATACACGCCGAAGAATACCAATTAAAGGTGGGCGTAGTAAATGGATAGTATTCTAAAAGTTGGCTGAGTAGCTAGAAACAAAAAAGCCCAGCACGGTGGCTGGGCTTTGAAATAATGGCGGACAGGGAGGGATTCGAACCCTCGAACGGTTTCCCGTTACACACTTTCCAGGCGTGCGCCTTCGGCCACTCGGCCACCTGTCCGCAATGCCACAAGGTCTCCCTCGCAAGCGGGCGCTACTTTAACCAAACTGCTCGATAATGGCAAGCTTTATAAGCTCCAACGACCATACGACGGAACAGAAAAGAGTTACTGGCGGCTGAGACGCTGAAAGCGCGGTGCCTCACGCACATTGCTGCGCCAAGGGTTGATATCAAGGCCACCTCGACGTAAGAAGCGAGCAAACACTGTTAACTCCTGCGGGGCACACTGTTCGCTTATATCTCTAAAGATACGCTCGGCACACTGCTCGTGAAACTCCGCCTGATCCCTGAAGGAGACCAGATAACGCAGCAGAGAGGCATGATCAATCTGGTTGCCACTGTAGCTAATAGCGATTGTCGCCCAATCAGGTTGACCAGTAACCGGGCAATTAGAGCGAAACAGATCGCTATAAACATCTTCACGTACCTGCTGCTCGGAGACTTGCAATAGGCTAGCCTCAGGAAGGTACGCCTCTAGCGTAATATCGTGAGCATCGATACAGGTCCCCTTCGGTGACTCAATACCGGCACGTAACATCTGTTGCGGTGTTAACAAAGTCACTTGCACTGGTGCGCCGGCAGCAGCGCTGATGTCCTTAGTCATCAGCTCTTCAACCACCCCCCAACCTTCAAACTTACTGAGATTGAAAGAGTTGAGATACATCTTAAACGATTTGGATTCGATAATATTTGGCGACATAGCAGGTATGCGGAACTCGGCAATAGCAATTTCAGGCTTACCTGACTCCGCAAGCCAAGAGATCTCGTAGCCGGTCCAAATATCACTGCCATTAAAGGGTAGCGTCTCCGCCTCAAAACCTAATTCTTTGCGCGCCATAGCACGCGGGATAGGGCACAGCAAAGACGGTGTATAGGTATAAATATTTTCTGTCGTCTTACCTAGTTGAGTATGCTCGGACAAATATTCATCAGACATGTTTGCACCTTTGCTTCAAGAGATCTATTTCATTTTAAATAATTAAACGCCCCGTAAAAAAGGGCGCCACCACGTTACTTTATTGGCGCAAGCGCTTGCCTGAAGATAGCAGGTGCAAGCAGAAAAACCATAACGCAACATTAAAAATACCCACTATAACGAAGGCGTAAACGATATTGATATCGCTGTAGCCCAGCACGCCATAGCGGAAGGCATTGACCATATATAGAATCGGATTCAACTGTGATAGCGACGCCCAAAAGTCGGGCAGCAAATCGATCGAGTAAAATACCCCGCCCAAGTAAATCAGTGGTGTTAGCACGAAGGTGGGAATAATCGATATATCATCAAAGCTATTCGCGTAAACAGCATTAACAAAACCCATCAACGAGAACAACATCGAGGTCAGCAATACAATCGATACCGTCACCCAGACATTGTGAATGGAGACATCGGCGAAAAATAACGTCAACACTGTCACAATCAACCCAACCAACAAGCCACGAGTGACTCCCCCTAAGATATAACCGGCCAAGATGACATGATTAGAGACGGGGGAGACCAACAACTCCTCAATCGAATGGTGAAATTTAGCGCTAAAAAAGGACGAAACAACGTTCGAATAGGAGTTGGTAATTACCCCCATCATAATCAGCCCGGGCACGACAAACTGCATATAGCTATAGCCGCCCATCTGACCAATTCGTGAGCCGATTAAGTGCCCGAAAATAACAAAGTACAACATCACTGTAATCGCGGGAGGTACCAGCGTCTGTATCCAGATGCGGGTAAAGCGACGAATTTCCTTACCTAGGATAGTTTGCAGTGCGATTAAGTTACCGTGAAAATCCATTATTTACCCTCCACTGCTGCGTGCTCGCCGGTCATCGAAATAAACAGCTCTTCAAGTCGGTTGCTCTTATTGCGCAAACTACTCACCTCGATACCTGCCACCGCCAACTCCCGGAACAGAGCATTAAGGTTTTCCCCCTTATGGATATCAACCTCTAAACTGTGATCGTCGAGGCGACGACATTGAATACCTGACAACTCAACCTGCTGAGGCAGTACCGCGATACTATCGAGCACCAACGTCTCTTTATCTAGGGTCTGCAGCAGCGCCTTAACACTGGTGTTTTTCACTATCTTACCGCCATCGATAATGGCAATGTTGCGACACAGCTGCTCCGCCTCCTCTAAATAATGCGTGGTCAGTATGATCGTGGTACCTTCGGCGTTAATTTGCTGTAAAAACTCCCACATCGAGCGGCGGATTTCTATATCGACACCCGCGGTCGGCTCATCGAGAATTAATAACTTGGGCTGATGAATTAACGCGCGAGCAATCATTAGTCGACGCTTCATACCACCGGAAAGTTCTCTCGCCTGGTTGAAACGCTTATCCCACAAACTGAGTTGCTTAAGGTATTTTTCCGCTCTCGGCAAAGCCACACTGCGCGCAATACCAAAGTAACCCGCCTGATTTAATACGATATCGATAACACGCTCGAAGACATGAAAATTAAACTCCTGCGGCACGACACCAATGTGCTTCTTTGCTTCGGCAAAATTCTCATCGATGTCGACACCAAAGATAGAAACTTGGCCAGCAGTCTTATTCACCAAAGAACAGACGATGCCAATCGTCGTCGACTTTCCAGCACCGTTAGGCCCAAGCAGAGCAAAAAAATCACCCGCCTCGACAGTCAGGTCAACACCCTTGAGCGCCTCAAAACCATTGCCGTATTGCTTCTTCAAACCTGAAATAGAAAGTGCATGCGTCATAGTGACCTCTTACATCGCTCTGCGCAGGAACAATTCATGCGAAAGCCAAGCGATAACATTGTGATTATATAAGAATTTTCAAGCTATTGAGGATAAAAGCAAAAGTTTCAGACGAGAAAAAGCCGGCTATAGAGCCGGCTTTTAAATTTGGAGCGGGAAACGAGACTCGAACTCGCGACCCCAACCTTGGCAAGGTTGTGCTCTACCAACTGAGCTATTCCCGCAATGGCATCCCGTAGGGGACTCGAACCCCTGTTACCGCCGTGAAAGGGCGGTGTCCTAGGCCTCTAGACGAACGGGACGCGATGCCTTGCTTGACGACCCTAAGATCATCTTGCTTCGAGGAGGCCAACTCCTCAAGACGGGGCGCATTGTATTTATATGCCGCCATAGCGTCAAGGACTTTATCGTAGAAACTGATAAGTAATTTTTCAGAGTCCCTACGACAGGCTTTATAAGCGGGTTCTACGCCCATCGCCAGCGTTATGCCACCGATTACTACCTGTAGCTCATTGTGTTCTAATCTGATGAGTCATCTTTAGCGAGAAAATCGAGAGATAATGAGTTCACACAGTAGCGCAGCCCTGTCGGATCCGGTCCATCGTTAAAGACGTGACCAAGATGACTATCGCAGCTGGCGCAAGTAATCTCTAAGCGCACCATGCCCATACTAGTATCTTCAGTAATATTAATATTCTCCATGGCCTGCTGGTAAAAGCTCGGCCAGCCACAACCGGCATCAAACTTCGCCGTCGAATGAAACAACAACTCGCCGCAACAGATGCAATGATAATCGCCCTCTGCCGTATGTGCATTAAACTTACCCGAGAATGGCTTCTCAGTACCCTTCTCTCGACAAACATAAAAGGTTTCTGGATCTAATATCTCTCGCCATTCTTGTGGCGTTTTCTTCGTCATCGTATTGACCTGCCTTATTTAAACTCAGTCATCATCATTATTTTATACAAGCTAAGCAGTAGTTGTCGCTTAGCTTCCGCTCACGAGCACGGAGGCATGTGTTCGGGGGGCCCCTTTTCGGCGCACCCATGATACACTTCCTGTCTTATCAAATAACTAGCAGCGATGAAGTATACCCCATGACGACGATCTCTAAATCTCACAAGCTCAACGCCGTCTGTTACGATATCCGCGGGCCTGTGCTGGCTGAGGCGAATCGTATGGAAGAAGATGGCCAACGTATCCTCAAGCTGAATATCGGTAACCCCGCCCCTTTCGGCTTTAATGCCCCGGATGAGATCGTACAAGATATCATTCACAACCTGCCTAACGCCGAGGGCTATTGCGAATCAAAAGGCTTGTTCAGTGCCCGCAAAGCCGTCATGCAGCACTGTCAACAGCTGGGCATCGACAACGTTGAGATGAACGATATTTACATGGGTAACGGCGTCAGCGAGCTAATCGTACTGACCATGCAGGCCCTGCTCAATAATGGCGACGAGTTGCTGATCCCCTCGCCTGACTACCCGCTGTGGACCGCCGCCGTCAAACTGGCCGGAGGCAACGCCGTCCACTATCGCTGTGATGAAGAAAATGGCTGGTTCCCCGATATCGAAGACATGGCGGCGAAGATCACGCCGCGCACCCGCGGTATCCTGCTGATCAACCCCAATAACCCAACCGGTGCCGTCTACTCGAAGGAGCTACTGGAGCAAGTCATCGAGCTCGCCCGTCAGCACGACCTGATTCTCTACTCCGACGAAATCTACGATAAGATTCTCTACGACGAGGCACGTCACATACCGACCGCCTCACTCGCTGACGACATCTTCATTGTCACTTTTAACGGCCTCTCTAAATCATACCGTCTCGCGGGTATTCGCTCTGGTTGGATGATCCTATCCGGTGCCAAGCATAAGGCAACCAACTACATTGAAGGCATCGACATGCTCGCCTCAATGCGGCTATGCGCCAATGTCCCGGCACAACACGGGGTGCAAACCGCCCTCGGTGGCTTCCAGAGTATCAACAACCTAATCGTCGATGGCGGTCGTCTGTATGATCAGCGGGAACTAGCCTGGCAAAAATTGCAAGCTATACCAGGCGTTAGCTGCGTTAAGCCACAGGGAGCGATCTATCTGTTTCCTCGTCTCGACCCCGAAATCTACCCCATCGAAGACGATGAGGCCTTTGTTCTAGAACTACTGCAGCAGGAAAAAATTCTACTCGTTCAGGGCAGCGCTTTTAACCTCAGCGACACCCAGCACGTACGCATCGTATTCCTTCCGCACCAAGAAGTCCTCGGCGATGCTGTCGATCGCTTTGCCGCTTTCCTCGAGCGCTACCGCAACCGCTAGCTCCGCTGGCCTAGGCTGAGCCCTAGGCCACGACCTCACCCACTTATTCGATAAGAGCGACCATGGCCGACCTACACATCCATGACTTCTATAAAGATTGCGGACTTATTTTAATTGCCCTCTACAACCACTTCCCTCGACCGATCACCCTCTACGTCGAAGATATCTCCGGGCCAGATAACATCGATCAATACGGCCTGCACAGTGAACGCCATCTCAGCTGCCTCGGGGCGATTTTATGGCTCG encodes:
- a CDS encoding efflux RND transporter periplasmic adaptor subunit, which codes for MKSLFIYSAFAIVGMLVGITLQNRWTIIGDAGQLAKEDKAKPLYWVAPMDANYRRDRPGKSPMGMDLVPVYEQVSDPQTVLISAAVEQNLAVRLGVVERRILPIPIQTVGIVQLDEDKIYHAHVRAEGWIQQLKATAVGDRVKAGELLFKLYSPTLVAAQEEYLVALNSGNHKLLSASKERLLALGISEQDITSLRLQRKAQQQISFYAHHDGFITKLAVREGMYVKPDSEIMAIGDLASVWVIAEVFERQAAWLKAGQAVEMTTISDNGRRWIGAVETIYPVLKKKTRTVQVRIRFDNSDFALKPNMFADLIIKAGDHQQRLLLPREAVIRGAQFNRVVKQVKAGEYRSEIVSTGIEAGAYVEILTGLDVGDKVVTSAQFLIDSESNIDAEIARINGAEQHEMTGGAMKVDGSPQMKPDASKRAAGKQSEMRCGGDMDMSREGVNHD
- a CDS encoding TolC family protein, whose protein sequence is MVIRRIYIFSLLMSCSVLAVANVMADQRLGFVEAAKQQKLNPLTLSAAIELALRDEPGALARLNDARAMASRAIAGNSWEDPKVKLGVSNLPTDSFDLDQEAMTQLKLGLTQAIPRGDSHTIIAKGFDYQAQVQQALAMERLLKVRVASSISWLESWYAERANAIYQHDQRLFNDLLQVAQALYRVGKRSQADVLKAQLEIDRQRDQLQQSYTEIAVNRAALSQYIGEPDSRRPLTEVLELPVYVAKNASLLLQHPSVIAIDRQLDAARQQVALAKEAYKPAWSVNVEYGKRLAEDQVGQQLPDMLSASLSVDIPLFTRSKQDPLYLASQHQLSALLDQRGQLLRELRAQSAAAKVKIDRLEQRIALYKMSLLPTAKQSATTDLNAYQSGQGGFQEVLKSRLFYQQVQLDYARLRTDLAVSLSQSEYFYRPLSPEIDASYRR
- the queF gene encoding NADPH-dependent 7-cyano-7-deazaguanine reductase QueF (Catalyzes the NADPH-dependent reduction of 7-cyano-7-deazaguanine (preQ0) to 7-aminomethyl-7-deazaguanine (preQ1) in queuosine biosynthesis), whose translation is MSDEYLSEHTQLGKTTENIYTYTPSLLCPIPRAMARKELGFEAETLPFNGSDIWTGYEISWLAESGKPEIAIAEFRIPAMSPNIIESKSFKMYLNSFNLSKFEGWGVVEELMTKDISAAAGAPVQVTLLTPQQMLRAGIESPKGTCIDAHDITLEAYLPEASLLQVSEQQVREDVYSDLFRSNCPVTGQPDWATIAISYSGNQIDHASLLRYLVSFRDQAEFHEQCAERIFRDISEQCAPQELTVFARFLRRGGLDINPWRSNVREAPRFQRLSRQ
- a CDS encoding ABC transporter permease translates to MDFHGNLIALQTILGKEIRRFTRIWIQTLVPPAITVMLYFVIFGHLIGSRIGQMGGYSYMQFVVPGLIMMGVITNSYSNVVSSFFSAKFHHSIEELLVSPVSNHVILAGYILGGVTRGLLVGLIVTVLTLFFADVSIHNVWVTVSIVLLTSMLFSLMGFVNAVYANSFDDISIIPTFVLTPLIYLGGVFYSIDLLPDFWASLSQLNPILYMVNAFRYGVLGYSDINIVYAFVIVGIFNVALWFFCLHLLSSGKRLRQ
- a CDS encoding ABC transporter ATP-binding protein, whose amino-acid sequence is MTHALSISGLKKQYGNGFEALKGVDLTVEAGDFFALLGPNGAGKSTTIGIVCSLVNKTAGQVSIFGVDIDENFAEAKKHIGVVPQEFNFHVFERVIDIVLNQAGYFGIARSVALPRAEKYLKQLSLWDKRFNQARELSGGMKRRLMIARALIHQPKLLILDEPTAGVDIEIRRSMWEFLQQINAEGTTIILTTHYLEEAEQLCRNIAIIDGGKIVKNTSVKALLQTLDKETLVLDSIAVLPQQVELSGIQCRRLDDHSLEVDIHKGENLNALFRELAVAGIEVSSLRNKSNRLEELFISMTGEHAAVEGK
- the msrB gene encoding peptide-methionine (R)-S-oxide reductase MsrB → MTKKTPQEWREILDPETFYVCREKGTEKPFSGKFNAHTAEGDYHCICCGELLFHSTAKFDAGCGWPSFYQQAMENINITEDTSMGMVRLEITCASCDSHLGHVFNDGPDPTGLRYCVNSLSLDFLAKDDSSD
- a CDS encoding pyridoxal phosphate-dependent aminotransferase translates to MTTISKSHKLNAVCYDIRGPVLAEANRMEEDGQRILKLNIGNPAPFGFNAPDEIVQDIIHNLPNAEGYCESKGLFSARKAVMQHCQQLGIDNVEMNDIYMGNGVSELIVLTMQALLNNGDELLIPSPDYPLWTAAVKLAGGNAVHYRCDEENGWFPDIEDMAAKITPRTRGILLINPNNPTGAVYSKELLEQVIELARQHDLILYSDEIYDKILYDEARHIPTASLADDIFIVTFNGLSKSYRLAGIRSGWMILSGAKHKATNYIEGIDMLASMRLCANVPAQHGVQTALGGFQSINNLIVDGGRLYDQRELAWQKLQAIPGVSCVKPQGAIYLFPRLDPEIYPIEDDEAFVLELLQQEKILLVQGSAFNLSDTQHVRIVFLPHQEVLGDAVDRFAAFLERYRNR